A region of the Callithrix jacchus isolate 240 chromosome 10, calJac240_pri, whole genome shotgun sequence genome:
TCTGGGGAGTGCAACTCATGGTGGCTACGGGTAAGAGGGACCTTTTCCTGCCCACGCCCCTtacaaaaaacaaatcaacacATCATCCCCCCATGTTGCCCCACCAAATTCTTGAGGATAAGAAGGCAACCTGGGGCCAGGGCTACAGCAGACAATTTCCTTACTCAGCAGCTGAAGTGGGGAGCTGGAAGAAGGATCCAAAAAATCAGAGAGAAGAATTGTAAGTTAAGTGGAAAAACTTCAATAGACTCAAAGGTCTATTGAAGGATCAGCATACCAAAATGACCAAAAGCAGCTAATGAAGGTGTGACCCGGGAccagaaaacaaagcaacaaggAAATAGAGGAGTAAGAGCAAACTGGTGCATAATAAATTGAGAGGTGTCTTAAAACAGCCAAGGGGAAGAGCCTGGGGTGTGAGAGACACATAGCTAGATGTGTGAGACTATGGGACCAGGAGCTCAAGAGGCCTAGGTAGCAAGGTGCAGGCCAGGGCAAAACGTGGATCAGCAACGAAATGGATTTGGTAGGTGAGCACATTAGGAGTAGTCATATAAGAACTTTCCTGTCTGGGGATGCCTAGATCATGCTCTACCCTTGGGTTTAGATTCTGAGCAGCCAAATGTGAATGGTTTGCTCTGGGTAAGTCCTTTTCATTACAGCCACCTGGAAGCATTTGAATTCACACTCCTGATTACCTGCTTCTGGTTGCTGTGTCTAAACCATGTCTGAACCAGCATAGCTCTGGTACTCTATACTACAGCAAGGGTCTTGGTCCAGCATCATTGGCAGGGACACACCAGCACTGTTCATAGGACTGGAATCAAACCCAGAAGTAAGATGTCTCAGGACTTCTGGGTTACAACAGGTTAGAAGCAATGCCTGTAGGCAGGGTTGTGGGATCTTGGCCTGGGTCCAGAAGCATATAAATCGGCAACAATTACCACTGGGTGGGCCTCATTAAGGATTAATATAAGTTCAGCAACAAAGACGCAAGAACTAGTGATGAGGACTTTGTTCCTAAAGTGCAGTGTCCGTGGTGCCAAGTGCTTGTGGGCAACCCAGAGCCACATCTGATGTAAGAAGACTTAATGGTCCTGAAATGGAATGTCTAGAAACTGTTAAGGAGCTAAGGTCTATAAGCTGTTGCTTGGTTTAAGAGTTCTTATATAGTATCTTCACTTTGTGGGACAAGGTCTAGCTTTCAAGGTGCCTCAGAATTAACAGGtgttagctggggatggtggctcatgcctgtaatcccagtactttgggaggccgaggtgggtggatcacctgaggtcaggagttcgagatcagcctagccaacatggtgaaacctcatctctatcaaaaatacaaaaatcaaccgggtgtagtggtgcatgcctgtaatcccagctcaggaagctgaggcaggagaatcacttgaacccaggaggtggaggttgcagtgagccgaggttgtaccactgcactccagcctgggcagcagagcaagattccatctcaaaaaacaaaacaacaaccaccaccacaacaagaACAGGTGTTAATGAGGAACTTGTAATTTTTGCAGGTGAGTAGAGAAAGTGAAAGAACAGCACTAAAAGTAACCGTGATGAATAAGTAAGTGATGCGCCTCTATTCTCAAGCAATATTGTTTAAGAGGAGCTGGTATACATAAAAATCCTCGAGTAAAACAAAGACACTGGCCAATTCTGTGAAATGCTGTTACCAAACCCCTGCCCCTGAATGTTTCTAGTCTATGTGGTATTCCTTGGAACCCACTTGAGAAAAGTTCCATTCCATAAATCCTGGCAGAggtaggaagagaagaaatgaacGAGTTTGAACTTGCAGAATCTGCTTGTTGGAGGTTCCGACTGGAAAATCAGATATCAAATTGGTTGTTACAAACCAATTCACAGACTCAGGAGAAGCAATTTATCAACTGGCATAGAGTTGGAGGCATAGGAGAAGAAGCAAATGTCATCATTTTCTACTGATGCAGGTTTGATGCCTCATGCTGTTCCACCTGCTTTCCCTAATTTCACAGTCCCCTGTCATACCCATCCTCATGGATCCAGTTCAAGAACCATCTCATCCATGTAGCCCGTCAGCTCCTGGAGATATTGTTTATAACTTCCACATTGTCAACGTCCAGCAGTGTTCTAAAAACAGCAAGTTCTTAAAACTATAGGCATTAGTTACTAAAAACAGGCTGCTGTATGGGAATCCACACATAGGTATCAGGCTCCCTTAATTCAGGGTCTACAGAACCACCTGGTCTTCCTCCCCACACATCACAGCTTAGGCCTGGGTCTCCAGGTTTATATTTTCTAGGACCAGATCCTCCTTTTCCAGCATAGGATACCCAAATGAATGGGGGTCCAAAGCACAAGACTAGAATGAAGCAAACCCAGCTCTTCTGTGAGGTGCAGGCCTGAGAGAAGATCAGTATTGGTGGCCATCCCCTCCTAACGCGCTCCCACTGAGTCATCTGGGCCAGATCAGCCCTTTGGGCTAGCATTGCTCAGTAGTACCAGCATCCCACTGCCTTCTGTACCATACCTCAGGCCCTGACTGCAAAGCAGGATGAAACTGTAAGCCTTCTTTTGGGGTCCTCCCAGAACAGCATGTCTCCCTGGGCACAGAGATACAGATCCAGGAGATCCTGTTCCTCACTTCTCACTGGCATGATCCTGAGGCAGAATGTTGAGAACAAAGGAACAGGACTCACAACAAGCTAAGGTCTGGGCAGAGAAGAAATTCAAACTtgttgagcaaaaaaaaaaaaaaaatcaagaacaagCAAGTACCAGAAGGCAACAGCCAGAAGTTCTTCAAAGTTGtggagaacagcaaggaggatgGTTCAACAGTCCAGCAAAGAGTAATGAGGAGGGCCATGACATACAGGGAGGAGTAGCAAAGACTGAAAATAGGTGAGCAGCCAAAGAAGGTGCCTAACAGTGAGGCAGCTTCCTAGTTCTGGTTCAGCTAACTCACGTTCCTCTCACCATGGGGTGAACCAATTCTCAGCTACCCTGGGGGGAAGGCTTGTTGAAGATGAAGCCTGAAGAAGCTGGCTGGCGGGGTAGTGGACTCTGGGATGGGATACGGGCAGGGGCATTTCCCCACCAGCTTCACCCTTGAGATGACTCCATGTTTCAGAACCTGTTACCTTTTTCCTCAAACATGAGCTATTTTTCCTAGTTTCCTTTGAAAGATCGGACTGAAAGTCAAGTTTTCGTGGTGTAGGCTCACCCTTCAAAACACCGGAAATAACTTTGGCAGAAATCTTCCTCATGTTcaagttttctttcaaaatgagCCTAACAGTTTCTTTGTCTAAATTTAACTCTTCAGCCATCATCCTCACAGTTAACTGCCTGTTTGAACAAACCAAGTCCTTGACCTTCTGGATATTTTCATCTGTCCTGTGGGTGACTGGACGCCCACTTCGGGCGTCATCTCGAACATCTTCCCGTCCTTCTTTAAACCTTTTGTGCCAGTCAAAAACTCTGGCCCTTGACATGACTTCATCCCCATAAGCTTCTTTTAAAAGATGGTGGGTCTCACTTGCAGACTTATTCAACTTCACGCAAAATTTGATACTAATCCTTTGTTCTAAATAGCGGTCACTCATTCTGGCACTGAACAACACAGGAGCGTTAACAGGCCACGACTGTGAGGGAAAGACAGATCAATCTCTATAGGGCTGTAGGTGTAATAATATCGCTATTCTTGCTTTCCTAGAAGCCTGGTGAGGAAAGAGTAATTGCGTTTCTGAGATTTTGTCCCTCAGCTTCCAGTCGAGACTAGGGAGATCCGTTCTGGGAAGCTAACAGGGCCAACAGTCGCTGCAAAGCTGGAAAAATCAAATCTCCTACAACCACGTCTGCATCCAACCAGTGCACGCACATCTGCCAAGATTCTGCCAATCAGTCACCAAGGTCGCCCCGATTCCGCGGCCCTTAAAGAGTATATGGCGATTTCTGCAAGAAAGGTCTAAGTGGTGGCAACTAAAGCAAGCAAGAAGAGGTGCATAGGTGATGTAACGTGCAAGCTCGCCCCAGATCTGCAGAAACCCGCGCACGCCAAACCTACCAGAGCAGCCTGGGGCTCGCCTACTCTAGGAGCCAGGGAGACAGGCGCGCATGCGCAATTCCCTTCCCTCGCGGATTAGACTGTGCGCAGTCGCACTGAGGCAGCGCGCGCCAAGTCCCGCCTCCGTCTTGTCACACGCCGCCAGGCGCGCTTCGTTGCGCATGCCCGCCTGCGGAGAAGGCGGAAAGGAAGGGCGGGGGAggaaggctgagggaagagagggCACCCCCGGGCGTCAGGGTGCATTGTGGGAAGGAGGCGGCAGCGTCTCGGGCGGGCGGGAGGTGCAcaagcggcggcggcggcggtaaATCCTCCCGGCCGCTCACAGCACTGTGGAGCCGCGTCCCCAGCCCGGCCTCGGACCGCGGCACCCCTCCTGGCCCTCGCGGCTTTCCGCCCGCCAGCCCCTCCCCCGCGCGCTGGCCCTGCCGAGCCGGCCGGCCGGCCTGGCTTCCCTCCCCGTCCCCGACGGGCGGGCGGACTGCCCTGaggaggcggggaggggagggctgggcCGGCCGGCAGGCGGGCTACGATGCCGAACTTCTGCGCTGCCCCCAACTGCACCCGGAAGAGCACGCAGTCCGACCTGGCCTTCTTCAGGTTCCCACGGGACCCGGCCAGGTAAGTGGCGGGCGCGGAGCGGGCGGCCCGGGCCCACCTCGGCGGTGAGCGCTGCCAGCCGCCGGCCCCAGGCGGGCTCCCGGGCTGAGAGGGGCGTGGGAGAGGGGCGCAGCGCACTGCCGTCGACCCCAGCTTTGGACCGAGATGGGGAAGCGGCCGTCAGCCGTGGACGGGCGGGCGTCCGGGGACCTCGGAGCACGTGCTCTGGCGGGGGCTCGGCGCAGAGGGCACCACCTCAAACGTTAGGGAGCTGGGGCTGCCCGCGGACGCGGGATGCGGTGGGTTCTCGCCGTGGCTCACTTGCTGTATGACCTCGGGCGAGTCGTTTACCTTTCTGGGCTTTAGTTTCCTTAGCTGTCAAAAGAGAGCAGGACTCTATGGTTGTGGCCATTGGGGCCCTTCCCTCTCCTTGCCACCACCCCCGGGACGGTGTTTCTGTTTTGATTCCCACTGCCTTCTTTCGTCACAGCTACTCTCTCCTTCGGACTTGTCATTGCACGGTTCAAGGTTCATTTTCTGGCTGTTACCGTTACTCATTTTCTCACTTGGTTATTGTAGGCATAACAGGGTGTACGCGTGGGGCGTGGAATTGGTATTGGAACCCCTTCCTTGAGATAACCCCCACACACTGACTTATATTTAGGGAGTGGTAGCGTAGGGACCATGTTTGAAAGGCCGAGATGTTTCGTAGGCCTGTCTTGTTGGTTCATTCTTCAAAAAtcaatgcctactatgtgccgaGCTCAGATGTTAGGTGCTGGGAACTCATGGGCAAATAAGGGTGTCACTGCATGCAGAAAGCTCTCAGTCCATTAAGGGAACAGGTACAGCAACAGGGGATTATAATGTAGTGCGTTATTTATTAATTAGTTCAATAATTAATTATTGAAGGTCTACTCTGTGCTTGGCATTATTGTGAGCAATGGGGGTTACAGATGAACACATCGAAGTCCTTTCTCATGAAGATTACATTCTATTGGCGTTGGGGGGGGGGTCGGggaataaacaagtaaaatacaAAGTGTGTCGGATGATGATAACTACTgtggagaaaaacaagcaaaggtTAGAGGGTAGGGGAATAAATAGTACCAAAAGACGCAcaattgctattttaaatagagtGGTTAAAGAAGGCCTCACTAAGAAGGTGAATTTGAGCAAACACCAAGTGAAGGGGCCAGCATGGAGATAACCTTGGGCAGCAGCATTCCAGACTGTGGAAACAGTAAATGCAAAGACAGGGCAGCCAGGAGTCCATGGGAAGGGACTGGGAGAGAGGTAAGATGAAACCAGAAAGGTGTGTATATGGTAGGGCAAATTCTGTAGGGTAGGACATTGTAGGTGTACTATGGTTTTTATTCTGAGTGAAATAGCAAGTCATTGAAGGGTTTAGAGAAGAGCCTTAAATTTTAGCAGGCTGAGTGGCTGCTCGTTAAATAGATTGTAGGGAGGTAAAGGTGAAAGCTGAAAGACTAGTTAAAAGGCTGTTGCAATAATTCAGATTAGTAGAGGAGGAGGTGGCAATTTTGAGATATGGTTTAAAGGTGAAGTCAACAGGTTTTGCTAATGGTTTGGAGGTAgcttgtaaaagaaaaagagaagtcaaGGACGacttcaagattttaaaaatctttgttggcagggttggtttgaactcctggcttcgagcaaacctcctgcctcggtctcccaaagtgctagaataggtttgagccaccgcacccagccgattTCAAGAATTTTAACGTGAGCATTTGCTGAGATAGGGAAGACTGGGAAGAGCAGGTTTGGGTTTGAGAGGCCTGATAGGTATTCCAGAATAGATGTCTAGGCCGgcacatggtggttcacgcctgtaatcccagcactttggaaggctgaagcaggtggatcacttgaggtcaggagttcaagaccagcctggccaacgtagtgaaaccctgtttctgccaaaaattagctgggcacagtggctcatgcctgcaatcctagcactttgggaggcccaggcggccagatcacctgagttcaggagttcaagaccagactaaccaacatggagaaaccccgtctctactaaaaatacaaaattttctggatgtggtagcacatgcatGGCACATGtaacatgggaggctgaggcaggagaatcgcttgaacccggaaggtggaagttgtggtgagctgggatcatgccactgcactccagtctgggcaacaagagtgaaactgtctccaaaaaaaaaaaagaaaaaaattggccagatatggtggtgcatgtctgtagtcccagctgcttgggaggctgagacatgagaattgctttaacccaggaggcggaggttgcagtgagctgggattgtgccactgtactccagcctgggggacagagtgagattctgtcttaaaaaagaaagaagaaaaaaagggaagtctTTCATTATACCATATACAGAAATGAACTCCAAATGACCTATACTTTTGTTTAGATCAAGGCCTAACTATAAGAGCTATACCattaaacttttagaaaaagaaatacagataagTCTTCATGACTTTAGATTTGGCAGCACATTctagtttgtgttttgttttttgagagagcctcactctgttgcccaggctagtgtgcagtggcacaatctcggcttactgcaacctccgctgcctggattcaagagattttactgactcagccttccaagtagctgggattacagacgcccactaccacgccttgctaatttttgtatttctttagtagagatggggttttgccatgttggccaggctagtctctaactcctgacctcaggtgatccgccagccttggcctcccgaagtgttgggattacaggtgtgagccatcatactcATCCGGAGAACATTCTTAGATATGATcaaattacatgaaataaaaagaaagatagactaattggacttcatcaaaattaaacttTTGTGTATCAAAGGACAttaccaagaaagtgaaaagaatgaaagaaagtacTTGCAAGTAATTCACCTGATGAGGGCCTTGTATTcagagtatataaagaactcttactggctgcctaggttgtctttaaaataaaatttaaaaaaaaaaaaaagaactcttaaaattcagcaacaaaaagacaacccaatttaaaaataggcaaaggacttctttccttaaaggaaagatACAAGTGGCTAACAAGCACATGAAAgatgaagcaattctcttgcctcagcctctcgagtagctgggactacaggttcgcaccaccacgcccagctaattttgtattttttagtggagacatgctttcaccatgttggccaagatggtcttgattttttgaccttgggatccgcctgcctcggcctcccaaagtgctgggattacaggagtgagccacctcgcccggccatgaatttctgtttaaaagaatgtttattgagatgcaattcacataccatataattcacccatttaaaatgaacaatttgGGATATATATGTtaactttaattttgtttcaataCATACAGCAAAATTTGCTATATTAActattaagtgtacaattcagtggcatttgttACGGTCACAGTGTTGTACAACCATCTCCACTATTCCCAAAACCTTTTCATTATCCCAAACAAAAACTGCAACCATTAGGCAATAACCTCCCATTCCCCTGTCCTCCCAGCCTTTGATAACCTCAAATCCACTTTCAGTCTTTATAAATTTGCCTGTTCTAGGTTCATGTAAGTTGAATCATatactatttttccttttatttctggctTGTTTACATAATATGTTCAAGGTCTTTTTAGCCAACTCAAATCTGCTCGTACCCTGTGATTTCAAGTTCTACTGTATTTGATAGTTTCCTTTTCACTGTCCCCAGAGTTAGTTATAACAAAGAAGTAGTTTCCAGAGGCGTTACTGaattaataacaatatttttaGGGTTATTAGTTTTAACCCCTCCCATTTCTTCTGTAAACAGGTGGTAGGGAAGGTTGATAAAAGGGGACATTGTCAGTCTAGTCTTCAAATACTAGCTAACATTGTTAACTAGCAATaaagatgaatatatttaatgctaTTAAAACAGTACATTTCCCAGTAATCAGTTATAAATTCCATGCACCCTTTTAAAAACAGCTATTTAGAAGTAATTTAAACTTCTAGAGTGTAATTAATGAAGTGTACGATGTGGCAATACATagcataataatttttattgttttagaaaaaGTGGCATTAatatgcttcttttttaaaaaggtgaaattaTCAACCAGCTTAGGTCAGTGACAgggtttaagtaaaaacaaaacaaaacactgcctgaggttgcagtgagccgagatcgaaccactgcactccgacagagtgggactccacctcaaaaaaaaaaaaagaaacactgcctATACTGCCTAAATCTTGATTGCCCCTGGGTGGCTTGCCTAATGCCAAGGCTTGCCACTGTGAGGCAGCTCACAGTGAAGCTCTTCCCTAAACCAGAATGTGTACAGGTAGAGGTAATGAATTGCTCTGATGAGAGATAgttgctctctccttcctcctcaggcAGCTAGCTAGTACTCGCTCACCCAAGATGGGTGAGGGCTTCCAAGGTTCTGGCAATTTAATCAAGGCTGATTGAGAGTCGATGTACTCTACTTTGTGAAATGTAAAACAGAGGGGCGGGACTCATGAGGGTGCCTGTATTAGTGCCTTTGggctgctataagaaaataccttagactgggtgatttttaaacaacagaaatttatttctcatagttctggaagctggaagtccgaGATGAAGTCAGCAGCAAATTTGGCGTCTGATGAGGGCTCACTCCCAGCCTCTTAGATGGTgccttgctgtgttctcacatggtggaaggggcaaacaAGGTGTCCCCCACACGACTTAAGTCACCTCCCAGATGCTCACCTCCCAACAGCACTGCACTGAGATTGTTTCAAcgtgaattttgaggggacacagacattcagaacATAGCATTCCCCTACACCTTTCAGGGAGTCCACAGTGTCAAACCTTTTCATGATAACACtgatattatttgcatttttcatatTCAGTCTCTCAGGATTGGACAGTGGAATATTGGGAGTGCTACATAACATGATGGACCATTGCTTTGATAAATTGTGTATTGtgtcttctagaattttctaaatattcacaTCTGGGTGTTCGGTAGACATTTTGTCAGAAATAAACAAGGCTGCCACTTCAAGGAAAACAGCTGATAATTTGAGCATTCAagttgaaaattagaattttggaaaattgtAATGACAGAATTAGAATCTTCCCTCTGTGAGAGGACTGAGTCCTCTAAGTCTCTAATACTTAAAGACTCTGAGTCACTAATATTTAAAGACTTTTCTGGTGAGATCACTGATGATACTGATGTGATCtttttttatattgtataatGAATTGCATTAATATTTATGTGGTATGTCTAACTCAACTAATATTTTCCTAATGACCAATTTATGGTTTTACAGGAACATACATGGATAAAAGATCTATTCAAAGTGCAAGATAGACTATGGGATTTTTTTTATGTACTAGGGCATGAAAAAGCTCATTGGTCTGGTTTTACATTTCACATTGCAACCAATCTTGAAGAAACTACCACTTGTGGAGAATTCATAACTGCATGGAAAAGGGAGGAGTATTATAATAACCTTTTTAACTGTATATCATTGTGGGGCtagattttctttatgtatttcaaCCAAAGCAACATATAGCAATAGATTAAATTAGCTGTCCTCTGTTAAGCTGgacattaaagagatttgtgAAGATGAAGAAGTGTCATTTTTCTcactaaatgtttttgttttggaaaatgtaattttttattaaaacgtTATTCAAGGCCAGGCGccctgactcatgcctgtaatcccagtactttgggaggctagggtgggaggatcccgaggtcaagagttcaagactttcctgaccagcatggtgaaactgtgtctctaataaaaatacagaaattaactgggcgtggtagtgcacatctgtagtcagctactcggtaggctgaggcaggagaattgcttgaacccaggaagtggaggtgcaatgagctgagatcatgccactacactccagcctggcaacagaccaagactgtctcaaacaaaacaaaacaaaaaagtgttatttatgttaacataaggatgttattttaatgaattaatatttttaaaatgtctcaattttaatttctataatgATAAATGTTGTTAGATAAAattcatataaacaaaatatctttCGGGTCCTCAGTAATGTAACAGTGCAAGTGAATCCTACGGCATGAAGTTTGAAAATTGCTGCTCTAAAATGTGAGCAGCAAatttcaaacctttttttttagagacaaagtttcgctcttgtttcccaagctagagtgcagtggtgccatcttggctcattgcagcctccactcactccaacctctgcctcccgtcaagtgattttcctgcttcagcctcctgagtagctgtgattacaggcatgcgcaccacacctgtctaattttgtatttttagtagagttggggtttttccatgttggtcaggctggtcttgaactcctgacctcaggtgatctgcccaccttggcctcccaaagtgttgagattacaggcatcagccactgtgtccagcctttttttttttttttttttttttttttaaaggggtcttgctctggcaggctggagtgcagtggcaggagcatggctcactgcagcctcaattttctgggctcaagtgatcttccagtctcagccacccaagtagttgggactacaggtgcccgtcacaaaccctggctaattattttttgtagagacatcgtctcaccatgttgccgaggagtcttcaactcctgagctaaagcagtCTCCTCCTtattcagcttctcaaagtggtaggattacaggtgtgagacaccacacccagcctgaagtatCTTCATAtctactcatttaatcctctaaaCAATGCTGAGTTTTAATAATAGTACTTCttctcccccccctttttttttgagacagtgtctcactgtcacccaggctgaagtgcagtgacacaatctccactcactgcaacctctagctcctgggctcaagcaattctcctgctttagcctcccaagtagcttgactacaggtgcataccactgtgcctggataatttttgtattttttgtagaggcagggtttcgccatgtggcccagactggaaggaaccttttttctttttggagacaggttcttactctgtctcccaggctggagtgcaggggcacaatcattGCTTGCTGCAGTCTCCATCTCTTattctcaagcagtcctcccatctctgcctcccaagtagctggtgaccataggtacatgccaccacaactgatttttaaaaattttttctaggctggtcttgagctcctggcctcaagtgattctcttgcctcagcctctcaaagtgctcggtcctttttttttttttccagatggagtttcactcttgttgcccaggttggaatgcaatggcgtgatcttggctcaccacaacccctgcctcccaggttcaagtgattctcctgcctcagcctcctgagtagctgggatcacaggcatgtgccaccattcctggctaatgtatttttagtagagacagtttctctgttggtcaggctggtctcaaactcctgacctcaggtgatccaactgcctcggcctcccagagtgctggattacagatgtaagccacgaCACCCACTCCCCACCCACGAACTTTTTTTTATGGAACAGTTCTGACTGGGCATGGTCactcgtgcctgtaattttagcactttgagaggctgaggcaggag
Encoded here:
- the GVQW3 gene encoding protein GVQW3; the encoded protein is MSDRYLEQRISIKFCVKLNKSASETHHLLKEAYGDEVMSRARVFDWHKRFKEGREDVRDDARSGRPVTHRTDENIQKVKDLVCSNRQLTVRMMAEELNLDKETVRLILKENLNMRKISAKVISGVLKGEPTPRKLDFQSDLSKETRKNSSCLRKKVYMVDKFSTSSDSVPHLSLLYGTSGNESITSCFPISSLAATLAPIKDMSMQLIKTNLEALWRCSSDVLPAPHTVVPQLW